A window of the Bacillota bacterium genome harbors these coding sequences:
- the accB gene encoding acetyl-CoA carboxylase biotin carboxyl carrier protein — MCAVRITDTTLRDAHQSLWATRMHTKDMLPIVESLDRIGFHSLEMWGGATFDVCLRYLYEDPWERIREIKKRAKNTPLQMLLRGQSLVGYGHYPDDVAEAFVKKAAENGIDIIRIFDALNDIRNLEFTMKVAKAAGAHVQATVVYTLSPVHTTDHYLEAGKKLVEMGADSICIKDMAGMMAPYHAYELISLFKKHFSIPVQLHCHYIGGMAVGAYLKAAEANVDVIDTASVPLAFGASQPPVETVVRSLRGTPYDTGLRIRDLFEIAQYFEELRKKRGFERGVTRIHDMRVFDHQVPGGMISNLVTQLQEQKAIHRLQEVLDEIPQVRAELGYPPLVTPTSQIVGTQAVLNVLTGERYKLIPEEVRRYLQGYYGRPPAPIDPEIQRKAVGDRELITCRPADLLEPSLEKLRGEIKDMATSEEDVIAYALFPQVARRFFEARQKGEIDIMRERNGKEKQAASAKKEAVELNIKEIRELLKLLEESDVSEFALESAGMKLTIRKGGFQAQTKENPVKEQVPREAAPETPKATVAREDLYSVKSPMVGTFYRAPAPDAPPYVQIGETVAKGQVLCIIEAMKLMNEIECETTGEIVEILVENGHPVEYGQPLFLIREKA, encoded by the coding sequence ATGTGTGCCGTGAGGATCACCGACACCACCCTGCGCGACGCTCACCAGAGCCTGTGGGCCACCCGGATGCATACGAAAGACATGCTTCCCATCGTGGAGAGCCTGGACCGCATCGGTTTCCACTCCTTGGAGATGTGGGGAGGCGCCACCTTCGACGTATGCCTGCGGTATCTTTACGAAGACCCGTGGGAACGCATCAGGGAGATAAAGAAGCGTGCGAAAAATACACCGCTGCAGATGCTCCTTCGCGGGCAGTCCCTTGTCGGTTACGGTCACTACCCCGACGATGTGGCGGAAGCTTTTGTAAAAAAGGCGGCAGAGAACGGTATCGATATAATTCGAATCTTTGACGCGCTTAACGATATCCGCAACCTCGAATTCACCATGAAGGTCGCCAAAGCCGCCGGCGCTCACGTCCAGGCGACGGTCGTCTACACCCTGAGCCCGGTACACACCACCGATCACTACCTGGAAGCGGGCAAGAAGCTGGTGGAAATGGGGGCCGATTCTATCTGCATCAAGGACATGGCCGGAATGATGGCCCCTTATCACGCCTACGAACTAATCAGTCTGTTCAAGAAGCACTTTTCGATACCGGTGCAGCTTCACTGCCACTACATCGGCGGTATGGCCGTCGGCGCTTATCTTAAGGCGGCCGAGGCCAACGTCGACGTCATAGACACCGCTTCGGTGCCGCTGGCTTTCGGCGCCTCGCAGCCCCCCGTGGAAACCGTCGTCAGATCGTTAAGGGGAACCCCGTACGACACCGGGCTTAGAATCAGGGACCTTTTCGAGATCGCGCAGTATTTTGAGGAACTGCGCAAGAAACGGGGTTTTGAACGCGGTGTCACCCGTATCCACGACATGCGCGTGTTCGACCATCAGGTACCGGGCGGTATGATCTCCAATCTGGTGACCCAGCTTCAAGAACAGAAGGCTATTCACCGTCTCCAGGAGGTTCTGGATGAGATTCCGCAGGTGAGGGCGGAATTGGGTTATCCGCCGCTGGTGACACCAACCAGCCAGATAGTGGGCACGCAGGCGGTGCTGAACGTTCTGACCGGCGAGCGTTACAAGCTGATCCCGGAAGAGGTGCGCCGTTACCTTCAGGGCTACTACGGACGCCCGCCGGCGCCGATTGATCCGGAGATTCAGAGGAAGGCCGTCGGCGATCGTGAGCTGATAACCTGCCGCCCCGCTGATTTACTTGAGCCTTCCCTGGAAAAACTAAGGGGAGAAATCAAGGATATGGCAACCTCGGAAGAAGACGTTATCGCCTACGCGCTTTTCCCACAGGTTGCCAGGCGGTTCTTCGAGGCCCGCCAAAAAGGAGAAATCGATATCATGCGCGAAAGAAATGGAAAAGAAAAGCAGGCGGCCAGCGCCAAAAAGGAGGCGGTAGAACTGAACATAAAAGAAATTCGTGAACTGCTTAAACTTCTTGAGGAAAGCGACGTATCCGAGTTTGCCCTTGAAAGCGCGGGAATGAAGCTGACCATTCGCAAAGGCGGTTTCCAGGCGCAGACGAAAGAGAACCCGGTAAAGGAACAGGTCCCCCGGGAAGCAGCGCCGGAAACCCCAAAGGCTACGGTCGCCAGGGAAGACCTTTATTCGGTCAAGTCGCCCATGGTGGGCACGTTTTACAGGGCGCCGGCGCCTGACGCGCCCCCTTACGTGCAGATTGGGGAAACGGTCGCCAAGGGACAGGTGCTCTGCATAATAGAAGCCATGAAGCTGATGAACGAAATCGAGTGTGAAACAACCGGGGAAATCGTAGAGATACTTGTTGAAAACGGTCACCCGGTGGAGTACGGACAACCGCTTTTTTTGATAAGAGAAAAAGCTTAG
- the accC gene encoding acetyl-CoA carboxylase biotin carboxylase subunit, with protein MFNKILIANRGEIALRIIRACKELGVKTVMVYSEADRESLPVRLADEAFCIGPAPAAKSYLNFTNIISVAEVAGAEAIHPGYGFLAENANFAEICASCGMVFIGPPVEALEKMGDKAVARKTVASVGVPVVPGSEEVLANPADAVGLAEEIGYPVMIKASAGGGGRGMRVVHTRAEMERSLQSAKAEAEAAFGSPAVYLEKYVEEPRHIEFQILGDTTGNIVYLGERDCSIQRRNQKLLEESPSSAIGPAFRKRMGEAAVKAAAAAGYYNAGTVEFLLDKYNNFYFIEMNTRIQVEHPVTEMVTGRDLVKEQIRIAAGEPLSFKQGDVKIDGWAIECRINAEDPFRNFTPCPGRVTSFLPPGGPGVRVDTAVYPGYFVQQYYDSLIAKLITWGRNREEAIARMERALEEFEIEGVATTIPFHQRVLRNAFYRRGEVYTNFIQRRILAEEVVTSF; from the coding sequence ATGTTTAATAAGATTTTAATCGCCAACCGGGGAGAGATCGCCCTCAGGATAATCCGGGCATGCAAGGAATTAGGAGTAAAAACGGTTATGGTATATTCCGAGGCGGACCGGGAGAGCCTTCCGGTGCGTCTTGCGGACGAGGCTTTCTGCATCGGTCCTGCGCCTGCCGCAAAGAGTTACCTTAATTTCACCAATATCATCAGCGTCGCCGAGGTCGCCGGCGCGGAAGCGATTCATCCGGGTTACGGCTTCCTGGCGGAAAACGCCAACTTCGCCGAAATATGCGCGAGTTGCGGGATGGTCTTTATCGGCCCGCCGGTGGAGGCCCTGGAAAAGATGGGAGACAAAGCCGTGGCGCGTAAAACCGTTGCCTCGGTGGGGGTGCCGGTGGTTCCGGGTTCGGAAGAGGTGCTTGCGAATCCGGCAGATGCCGTGGGGCTGGCGGAAGAAATCGGTTACCCGGTTATGATTAAGGCTTCCGCCGGCGGAGGCGGGCGCGGGATGCGCGTGGTTCACACCCGCGCGGAAATGGAGCGGTCTCTTCAATCGGCCAAAGCCGAAGCTGAAGCGGCTTTCGGCAGTCCTGCGGTCTATCTCGAAAAGTACGTCGAGGAGCCGCGGCACATCGAGTTTCAGATTTTAGGCGACACAACAGGCAATATCGTATATCTGGGCGAGAGAGACTGCTCGATCCAGCGGCGCAACCAGAAACTGCTTGAAGAATCTCCTTCGTCGGCAATCGGTCCCGCTTTTCGTAAAAGGATGGGGGAAGCTGCGGTAAAGGCCGCCGCCGCCGCAGGCTATTACAATGCCGGAACGGTGGAATTCTTACTAGACAAGTACAACAACTTTTACTTTATTGAGATGAACACCAGGATTCAGGTGGAACACCCGGTTACCGAAATGGTTACCGGCCGCGACCTGGTGAAGGAACAAATCAGGATCGCCGCCGGTGAGCCCCTAAGCTTCAAGCAGGGGGACGTTAAGATAGACGGCTGGGCGATTGAATGCCGGATCAACGCTGAGGACCCCTTCAGGAATTTCACCCCGTGCCCCGGAAGGGTTACATCCTTCCTGCCGCCGGGCGGGCCGGGAGTGAGGGTGGACACAGCCGTGTATCCCGGTTACTTCGTTCAGCAGTACTACGATTCGCTGATCGCCAAACTCATTACATGGGGACGGAACCGGGAAGAGGCTATAGCGCGGATGGAGCGGGCGCTGGAGGAATTCGAAATCGAAGGCGTGGCCACAACAATTCCCTTCCACCAGCGGGTGTTGCGTAACGCTTTCTACAGGCGGGGAGAAGTTTATACTAATTTTATTCAGCGTCGCATCTTGGCTGAGGAAGTTGTCACTTCGTTCTAA
- a CDS encoding Asp23/Gls24 family envelope stress response protein, with amino-acid sequence MKAWEVFILAEEHSGQELKSELGAVRIANEVVGVIAGLAAVEVPGVAGMSGGIVGGIAEMLGRKNLSKGVKVEVGEREAAIDLYAVVNFGVRIADVATQVQSNVKRAVEEMTGLAVVEVNVHVQGVIFPEEPREEERRLR; translated from the coding sequence ATGAAAGCTTGGGAGGTGTTCATATTGGCGGAAGAACATTCCGGACAGGAGCTTAAAAGCGAACTCGGAGCGGTGCGGATCGCAAATGAAGTGGTTGGGGTCATCGCGGGTCTTGCGGCAGTTGAAGTTCCGGGCGTCGCGGGCATGAGCGGCGGAATAGTCGGCGGTATCGCCGAAATGCTGGGACGTAAGAACCTTTCTAAGGGAGTAAAAGTGGAAGTCGGCGAACGTGAAGCGGCCATCGACCTTTACGCCGTAGTAAATTTCGGGGTAAGGATAGCGGATGTGGCTACACAGGTTCAATCCAACGTCAAGAGAGCGGTGGAGGAAATGACAGGACTTGCGGTCGTCGAAGTGAATGTGCATGTGCAGGGAGTAATCTTTCCGGAAGAACCGAGAGAGGAAGAAAGAAGGCTGCGTTAA
- the amaP gene encoding alkaline shock response membrane anchor protein AmaP: MGPFDRGLLLLYSLIFSFFLVLMFLVYARWQPSVYLMGQILAPEQRSWLLGVAAALFIAGLRLIYASLKPRRRPDKLALVEDNPLGQVRIAVTAVENLVSKVVAAFPGVKEVHPKVVPEPEGIAIKVKLTTSPSLNIPEVSQEIQKQVKDKVLEVTGISVNSIKVMVENIITTKPRVE, from the coding sequence TTGGGACCGTTTGATCGCGGTCTCTTATTGCTTTACAGCTTGATATTCTCGTTCTTCCTGGTGCTGATGTTTTTGGTCTATGCAAGATGGCAGCCGTCTGTATATTTGATGGGGCAGATCTTAGCGCCGGAGCAGCGTTCATGGCTTTTGGGCGTTGCCGCCGCCCTTTTTATCGCCGGTTTAAGATTGATATATGCCAGCCTTAAACCCCGGAGGCGACCGGATAAACTTGCTTTGGTGGAGGACAACCCTCTCGGCCAGGTAAGGATCGCGGTAACCGCGGTGGAAAACCTGGTCTCAAAAGTGGTCGCCGCCTTTCCGGGGGTTAAAGAGGTCCACCCGAAGGTTGTTCCGGAACCGGAAGGAATAGCCATCAAGGTGAAGCTGACCACCTCGCCCAGCTTGAACATCCCCGAGGTTTCGCAGGAGATTCAAAAGCAGGTCAAAGACAAGGTGCTCGAGGTAACCGGCATCTCCGTTAACAGCATTAAAGTGATGGTAGAAAACATTATAACCACAAAGCCAAGGGTTGAATAG
- a CDS encoding DUF2273 domain-containing protein — translation MNYSDFLERHRGKIIGVAIGLAFGWVAIAYGFWKAVFVLICVGAGYYAGKRVDEQVDLGRLWDRLFRER, via the coding sequence GTGAATTACTCTGATTTTTTAGAACGCCACCGGGGGAAAATAATCGGTGTGGCCATTGGGCTGGCCTTCGGCTGGGTTGCCATCGCGTACGGCTTCTGGAAGGCTGTTTTCGTTCTTATATGCGTCGGGGCCGGTTACTACGCAGGGAAAAGGGTAGACGAGCAAGTCGATCTCGGTCGTCTGTGGGACAGGCTTTTCAGGGAAAGATAA
- the nusB gene encoding transcription antitermination factor NusB: MSRRRAREAALIVLFQIDVGHAEPEEALGRTVEDWRIPDPECEYIKDVIFGTLAKLERIDDIIRRLSRDWKIERMNSVDRNLMRLTLFELLYREDIPPNVSINEAIELSKRYGGEESPRFINGILGKVAEKLEEYRKGQ, translated from the coding sequence GTGAGCCGGAGGCGGGCAAGGGAAGCGGCCCTTATCGTACTTTTTCAAATCGATGTAGGACATGCCGAACCCGAGGAAGCCCTCGGCCGTACGGTGGAAGACTGGCGAATACCGGACCCGGAGTGCGAGTATATTAAGGATGTTATTTTCGGAACGCTCGCAAAACTGGAACGGATTGACGACATCATCCGCCGTTTGAGCCGCGACTGGAAAATCGAACGGATGAACAGCGTGGACCGGAACCTGATGAGACTGACGCTGTTCGAGCTGCTTTACCGGGAAGATATCCCGCCAAACGTTTCCATCAATGAGGCGATCGAACTCTCTAAAAGGTACGGCGGCGAGGAGTCGCCTCGATTCATCAACGGCATCCTCGGAAAAGTGGCCGAAAAACTCGAAGAATACCGAAAAGGGCAGTAG
- the xseA gene encoding exodeoxyribonuclease VII large subunit: MPVFTVTDVTRRIQELLDGDPVLGTLWVRGEISNLSIAASGHLYFTLKDQASQLRAVMFRSRAQTLAFPVENGLMVIVRGRVSLYERDGKVQLYANEMEPDGIGIQSILLRELRTRLEKEGLFDPGRKRALPRFPRRIGVATSSEGAAVRDISETLRRRWPLAEVVVAPCTVQGTEAPLTITAALERLNRDAGVDVIIVGRGGGSQEELFAFNTEVVVRGIFGSRVPVVSAVGHERDVTLADLAADARAATPSAAAALAAPNRAEISEHINHLAERLRTGVLRRYELLQFRFNRACQSRVFSRPWETIYGEAAQTVDGLAARLEYRMRSALDKTEKHLAVLQARMEALNPSGTLSRGYSICLRATNGEVITDSNQVSPGEIVEVLLRQGRLSCKVEGCS; this comes from the coding sequence ATGCCGGTATTTACCGTTACCGACGTTACGCGGCGCATCCAGGAACTTCTTGACGGCGACCCGGTTCTCGGAACCCTGTGGGTGCGGGGCGAAATCTCCAACTTGAGCATCGCAGCATCAGGGCATCTGTATTTCACTCTTAAAGACCAGGCGTCGCAACTGCGCGCCGTTATGTTCCGCTCACGGGCGCAGACCCTTGCGTTTCCCGTGGAAAACGGACTGATGGTTATTGTGCGCGGGCGGGTTTCGCTTTACGAGCGTGACGGGAAGGTCCAACTGTATGCCAACGAGATGGAGCCCGACGGCATCGGTATACAAAGCATCCTGCTCCGCGAATTGAGGACGCGTCTTGAGAAGGAAGGACTTTTCGATCCCGGCAGGAAACGCGCCTTACCCCGTTTTCCGCGCCGTATCGGGGTTGCCACCTCCTCCGAGGGAGCGGCGGTCCGCGACATTTCTGAAACCCTCCGAAGGCGCTGGCCGCTGGCTGAGGTGGTTGTCGCCCCGTGCACCGTGCAGGGAACAGAAGCGCCGCTTACGATTACCGCGGCGCTCGAGCGTTTAAACCGTGACGCCGGTGTCGACGTGATCATCGTGGGGCGGGGCGGCGGCTCGCAGGAAGAGCTCTTCGCCTTCAACACGGAAGTGGTGGTGCGCGGTATATTCGGTTCACGCGTTCCCGTGGTCTCCGCCGTAGGACACGAACGGGACGTTACGCTTGCCGACCTTGCGGCGGACGCCCGCGCGGCCACACCTTCAGCCGCCGCCGCACTGGCGGCGCCCAACCGGGCGGAAATCTCGGAACACATAAACCATCTTGCCGAAAGGCTCCGTACAGGCGTACTCCGCCGTTACGAGTTGCTGCAATTCCGTTTTAACCGGGCATGTCAGAGCCGCGTTTTCAGTCGTCCCTGGGAGACTATTTACGGCGAGGCGGCACAGACGGTTGACGGCCTTGCCGCCCGTCTTGAATACAGGATGCGCAGCGCTCTTGATAAAACGGAAAAGCACCTGGCCGTTTTGCAGGCAAGGATGGAAGCTCTTAATCCCAGCGGGACCTTGTCGCGGGGGTACAGCATCTGCCTGCGGGCAACAAACGGTGAGGTGATCACGGATTCGAATCAGGTCTCCCCGGGAGAAATCGTGGAGGTGCTGCTCCGTCAGGGCCGGCTTTCCTGCAAGGTGGAAGGCTGCAGTTAA
- a CDS encoding bifunctional 5,10-methylenetetrahydrofolate dehydrogenase/5,10-methenyltetrahydrofolate cyclohydrolase, whose amino-acid sequence MAVILDGKTLAAQIKEEIKAEVDKLAAKGVKPKLTAVLVGDDPGSVVYARSKGKACAGVNMDYELHHLPASTSEAEVIDLLGKLNNDRSVHGVLVEFPLPKHINKWRVLDALSPLKDVDGMTAVNRGRLLAGEEGLFPATPQSCIEIMERHGIEIAGKHAVLVGRGETVGRPLILMLLRRNATITICHTRTKDVAHHTRQADILVAAAGRARLITADMIKPGAVVVDAGINPAEKGICGDVDFEKAQEVAGHISPVPGGVGSITTTIIMKNVLKAVALQG is encoded by the coding sequence ATGGCGGTTATTCTTGACGGCAAGACCCTGGCGGCTCAAATCAAGGAAGAGATAAAGGCAGAGGTCGACAAGCTCGCCGCAAAAGGGGTTAAGCCGAAACTCACGGCTGTTCTGGTGGGAGATGATCCCGGTTCCGTTGTGTATGCGCGTTCTAAAGGAAAGGCTTGCGCGGGCGTGAACATGGATTACGAGCTTCATCATCTTCCGGCAAGCACCTCGGAAGCCGAGGTTATCGACCTGCTTGGAAAGCTGAACAATGATCGGTCTGTTCACGGCGTCCTTGTGGAATTCCCGTTGCCGAAGCATATCAACAAGTGGCGTGTCCTCGACGCCCTTTCCCCTCTAAAAGACGTGGACGGCATGACCGCCGTTAACCGCGGCAGGCTTCTCGCGGGGGAGGAGGGACTCTTTCCGGCCACGCCTCAAAGCTGCATCGAAATCATGGAGCGTCACGGTATCGAAATAGCCGGCAAACATGCGGTCCTCGTAGGTCGCGGCGAAACGGTGGGACGTCCGCTTATCCTGATGCTGCTGAGGCGCAACGCGACGATTACGATCTGCCATACCCGGACAAAAGACGTGGCGCATCACACGCGCCAGGCCGATATCCTGGTGGCTGCCGCAGGCCGTGCGCGGCTGATCACCGCCGATATGATTAAACCCGGCGCCGTGGTGGTGGATGCGGGTATCAATCCGGCGGAAAAGGGTATCTGCGGCGACGTGGATTTTGAAAAAGCACAGGAAGTCGCCGGTCATATCTCTCCTGTTCCGGGCGGTGTCGGCAGCATAACGACGACGATTATAATGAAAAACGTGTTAAAGGCGGTAGCGCTGCAAGGTTAA
- a CDS encoding cyclodeaminase/cyclohydrolase family protein translates to MAQIFDWSIKQFLKEASSSAPTPGGGSVAALCGSLAASMASMVASLTVGKEKYRDVEAEMTTILEKTTALINGFEELVADDIAAFSGFMAVFKLPKDTEDQKAERARRMQEALKNATDTPLAIASACLEVLELAEQAALKGNKGAVSDAGVAAFLSEAALNAALLNVDINVPSIKDADYVGKAQAERTNLGAKAAAIKGRTAAAVANRLSEK, encoded by the coding sequence ATGGCTCAGATTTTTGACTGGAGTATTAAACAGTTCCTTAAAGAGGCTTCATCCAGCGCCCCAACCCCCGGAGGGGGAAGCGTTGCGGCTCTTTGCGGATCTCTCGCAGCATCCATGGCATCAATGGTGGCGAGTCTTACCGTCGGCAAGGAAAAGTACCGGGACGTGGAGGCGGAGATGACTACGATACTGGAGAAAACCACCGCCCTCATTAATGGTTTTGAGGAACTGGTCGCCGACGATATCGCAGCATTCAGCGGTTTTATGGCTGTTTTTAAACTCCCCAAAGACACCGAGGATCAAAAGGCCGAACGGGCCCGCCGGATGCAGGAAGCATTGAAAAACGCGACCGACACACCGCTGGCGATAGCGAGTGCATGTCTCGAGGTATTGGAACTGGCCGAACAGGCCGCTTTAAAGGGCAACAAGGGAGCGGTCAGCGACGCCGGGGTTGCCGCGTTTCTTTCCGAGGCGGCGCTCAATGCCGCCCTTTTGAATGTCGATATAAATGTTCCCTCTATTAAGGACGCCGACTATGTCGGAAAGGCGCAGGCCGAACGCACCAACCTCGGCGCAAAAGCAGCAGCGATTAAGGGACGCACAGCGGCCGCGGTTGCGAACCGCCTTTCGGAGAAATAA
- a CDS encoding DUF4416 family protein → MRYIPVKPVISVFTGIDSLFGMVEEALAGHLGSPDYASQLFGFHQTAYYEKEMGAGLVRRIYSFPRLIEQSELAPLKRFSIEIEDRWRIEGRRQVNIDPGYISLAKLVLATTKDNVHRLCIGDGIFAEVTLYFQKGRFHPWPWTYPDYASEVYRAVFEDIRSIYRRQLRG, encoded by the coding sequence GTGAGATATATTCCGGTTAAACCGGTAATCAGCGTCTTTACAGGTATCGATTCCTTGTTCGGTATGGTCGAAGAAGCGCTGGCCGGCCATCTCGGCAGTCCGGATTACGCCAGTCAGCTTTTTGGTTTTCATCAGACGGCATATTACGAAAAGGAAATGGGCGCCGGTCTGGTGCGGCGCATCTATTCCTTTCCCCGGCTCATAGAGCAGTCGGAACTGGCGCCGTTGAAGCGTTTTTCAATAGAAATAGAAGACCGCTGGCGCATTGAAGGACGGAGACAGGTAAATATCGATCCCGGATATATCAGCCTGGCAAAACTGGTGCTGGCTACGACGAAAGACAACGTCCACCGTCTTTGCATCGGTGACGGCATCTTTGCGGAGGTCACCCTCTACTTTCAAAAGGGGCGTTTTCACCCCTGGCCATGGACATATCCGGACTACGCAAGCGAGGTTTACAGGGCCGTCTTTGAGGATATCCGGTCGATTTACCGTAGACAGCTTCGCGGTTGA
- the xseB gene encoding exodeoxyribonuclease VII small subunit, which produces MSTNDSVSFEQSLERLETIVKEIESGSLNLDNAMARFAEGMELVKRCRTLLSEAEQKLYVLIEDNTGATQTDPSPKREAKNGL; this is translated from the coding sequence GTGTCGACTAACGACTCGGTTTCCTTCGAGCAAAGCCTTGAACGTCTTGAAACGATAGTAAAAGAAATTGAAAGCGGCAGCCTGAACCTGGATAATGCCATGGCGCGGTTCGCCGAAGGCATGGAATTGGTTAAACGCTGCCGGACGCTTCTCTCCGAAGCGGAACAGAAACTGTACGTATTAATTGAAGACAACACCGGGGCAACCCAGACGGACCCTTCTCCCAAAAGGGAAGCGAAAAATGGACTTTAA
- a CDS encoding polyprenyl synthetase family protein produces MDFKAALTAKARLVDQHLDRYLPPELTPPGVIHQAMRYSVLSGGKRLRPALVIGAAEASGGCANDVILAACGIELIHCYSLVHDDLPAMDNDDLRRGRPTNHKVFGEAIAILVGDALLTLGFELLARAGTAGKVSPAEGIHVIIEVAEAIGTNGMVGGQVLDVSTPGTGLAPQLVEDIHRRKTGALFVASVRAGAILSGASREQLTCLTRYANEIGLAFQITDDILDVVGETAKTGKGVGGDAQKKKLTYPGVFGLPAALKRVKESAQAAIDALDDFDNSADFLREAAQFIISREY; encoded by the coding sequence ATGGACTTTAAAGCAGCGCTTACCGCGAAAGCACGTCTTGTTGACCAGCATCTCGACCGTTATCTACCCCCCGAACTGACACCTCCGGGTGTCATTCACCAAGCGATGCGGTACAGTGTGCTTTCCGGCGGCAAGCGTCTGCGCCCGGCGCTGGTTATCGGCGCCGCGGAGGCCTCCGGCGGCTGCGCCAACGACGTAATCCTGGCCGCATGCGGCATAGAACTCATCCATTGTTATTCGCTCGTTCACGATGATCTGCCGGCAATGGATAACGACGATCTAAGGCGGGGAAGGCCGACGAACCATAAGGTTTTTGGTGAAGCTATCGCCATTCTCGTCGGGGATGCGCTTCTGACGCTTGGGTTCGAACTATTAGCCCGCGCAGGAACCGCGGGAAAGGTTTCCCCCGCCGAAGGGATCCACGTAATTATTGAGGTTGCTGAGGCCATCGGCACCAACGGTATGGTAGGGGGGCAGGTGCTTGATGTATCCACGCCCGGTACCGGCTTAGCGCCCCAACTCGTTGAAGATATTCACCGGCGCAAGACAGGAGCGCTTTTTGTGGCATCGGTACGCGCCGGAGCCATCCTTTCCGGTGCTTCAAGGGAACAACTTACCTGTTTAACCCGTTATGCGAACGAAATCGGTCTTGCTTTCCAAATCACGGACGATATCCTCGATGTCGTCGGGGAAACAGCCAAAACCGGTAAGGGTGTCGGCGGTGACGCACAAAAGAAGAAGTTGACCTATCCCGGCGTTTTCGGTCTTCCCGCAGCGCTTAAACGCGTTAAGGAATCCGCGCAGGCGGCTATAGATGCGTTAGACGATTTTGACAACTCTGCCGATTTCTTACGAGAAGCCGCACAATTTATCATATCGCGCGAATATTAA